A single Prevotella sp. E15-22 DNA region contains:
- a CDS encoding FimB/Mfa2 family fimbrial subunit, protein MKKIIWVILLMMTIVSCEKELLLDNSENDGQTSLLTSRLSITTRAVDDDGQLQAVAQGRVYVFNAQNQCVEVLSTTAEEGTFSTELPIGAYTLYAVGADDLDRYVLPTQEEATPTSIITCAEGKTLGDLLLKKANIELKRKATNKLTLDLKRQVLCLSQVQINNVPTDVTSVEVTLSPLYSGVTLSETYSGSKSCTVELKKGDDDGLWQSEPKTYLFPSKDTPTITISFTTSEGTQSYSYSTNQPLEANHHVILSGTYEGHQGVSLTGVLLSEKWGENITITFGFDTPTDNNNSNPSDPTVTPVPGRFYHDYYVVSVDQTNHKAVLLSRDNLTYSEPAKNDANNEGWLRVVKSAIAKLEKPSGLTCDSWRVPTIDEALIYVQDPSVITLSTKYVLCACMIGESLGWIRYGLNKAGEFDYEQNPSFGSVIPLRPVIDITY, encoded by the coding sequence ATGAAAAAAATTATCTGGGTCATCCTCCTCATGATGACCATTGTCTCTTGTGAGAAAGAATTGCTGCTGGACAACAGCGAAAATGACGGACAAACATCGTTGTTAACCTCCCGCCTCAGTATCACCACCCGTGCCGTGGATGACGATGGCCAATTGCAGGCCGTGGCGCAAGGTCGTGTGTATGTCTTTAATGCCCAAAATCAATGCGTAGAGGTTCTATCGACAACCGCAGAAGAAGGCACTTTTTCAACGGAACTCCCCATCGGAGCCTACACCCTTTATGCCGTTGGTGCCGACGATTTGGATCGTTATGTCCTCCCCACCCAGGAAGAAGCTACTCCCACCAGTATTATCACCTGTGCCGAAGGCAAAACCCTGGGAGATCTCCTACTGAAAAAAGCCAACATCGAGCTCAAGCGCAAGGCCACCAACAAACTCACCCTCGACCTCAAACGCCAAGTCCTATGCCTCAGTCAGGTTCAAATCAACAACGTCCCCACCGACGTCACCAGCGTCGAGGTTACCCTCTCTCCCCTCTACAGCGGTGTCACCCTCTCCGAAACCTATTCTGGTTCCAAGTCCTGCACTGTCGAACTGAAAAAAGGCGATGATGATGGCCTTTGGCAATCGGAACCCAAAACCTATCTCTTTCCCTCGAAAGACACTCCCACTATCACCATTTCCTTCACTACCTCCGAAGGCACCCAGAGTTACTCATACTCCACCAACCAACCCCTTGAGGCCAATCACCATGTCATTCTCTCTGGCACCTACGAAGGCCACCAAGGCGTATCCCTCACTGGTGTCCTTCTTTCAGAAAAGTGGGGTGAAAACATCACCATCACCTTCGGCTTCGACACCCCCACAGACAATAATAATTCGAACCCTTCCGACCCCACCGTCACTCCCGTCCCGGGCCGGTTCTACCACGACTACTATGTCGTATCAGTAGATCAAACCAATCATAAGGCTGTTCTATTGTCAAGGGATAATTTGACGTATAGTGAGCCTGCTAAAAACGATGCAAATAATGAGGGTTGGTTGAGGGTTGTAAAATCAGCTATAGCGAAACTCGAGAAGCCCTCTGGTCTTACCTGTGACAGTTGGCGTGTGCCAACCATCGATGAGGCCTTAATATATGTTCAAGATCCCTCAGTTATCACATTGAGCACAAAATATGTGCTATGTGCTTGCATGATTGGAGAGTCATTGGGCTGGATTCGTTATGGCTTAAATAAGGCAGGTGAATTCGATTACGAACAGAATCCTTCTTTCGGAAGCGTAATACCTCTTCGCCCCGTCATCGACATCACCTACTAG
- a CDS encoding lipopolysaccharide biosynthesis protein, translating into MVNKRDTKRSKLLISNVAASFVVKGWSAFIVLWMVPLTLTCLGSYKNGVWLTISSILVWIDQMDIGLGNGLRNKLAIHMAHQQYEEARQIVSSTLAMLICIVVPLLLILWALIAYGDVYGMLNVDPELIPELRTALTAAVTLVCMTFVLKFIGNVYMGMQLPAVSNLLLALGQTVALILTALLYYTDQASFTAIVIANTAAPLLVYLIAYPYTFFKQFPMLRPSLKWVKMGAAMELGNLGVKFFWLQVAALIQFATANILISRFFTPEMVTPYQIAYRYVSIVMIAFTVICMPFWNATTDAYERGDMDWIRRSSRRMNWMTMMILGLLVLMVIISPWVYDIWIGDRCEVPMGMTAMMALYIFLMVLSLRYSYFLNGVGALRLQLYMTVMTVVFIPLAWLVSRETHNILCFMGVMCFCIAPSIVVNMLQFNKILKGRATGWWRIK; encoded by the coding sequence ATGGTTAATAAGAGAGACACCAAAAGATCTAAACTCCTGATAAGCAATGTGGCTGCCTCATTCGTGGTGAAGGGGTGGTCTGCCTTCATTGTGCTATGGATGGTGCCTCTCACCCTGACGTGTCTTGGCTCGTATAAGAATGGAGTGTGGCTCACCATCAGCAGCATCCTGGTGTGGATTGACCAGATGGATATTGGTTTGGGCAACGGACTCAGAAATAAGTTGGCCATCCACATGGCGCATCAGCAATACGAGGAGGCGCGACAGATTGTGAGTTCTACACTGGCTATGCTCATCTGTATCGTGGTTCCGCTGCTTCTGATTCTGTGGGCATTGATTGCCTATGGGGATGTGTATGGCATGCTCAACGTGGATCCGGAGTTGATTCCGGAACTGCGTACGGCTCTGACGGCTGCAGTGACTTTGGTATGCATGACGTTTGTGCTGAAGTTTATTGGCAATGTGTATATGGGCATGCAACTGCCGGCTGTGAGTAACCTGCTGCTAGCTTTGGGACAGACGGTGGCGTTGATTCTTACTGCCCTACTCTACTACACCGACCAAGCTTCGTTCACGGCCATCGTCATTGCTAACACGGCTGCACCACTGCTGGTTTATCTGATAGCCTATCCCTATACGTTCTTCAAGCAGTTTCCCATGCTCAGACCTTCGCTGAAATGGGTGAAGATGGGTGCTGCCATGGAACTGGGCAACCTTGGCGTAAAGTTTTTCTGGCTACAGGTGGCTGCCCTGATTCAGTTTGCCACGGCCAACATCCTGATATCACGCTTCTTCACACCCGAGATGGTGACACCTTATCAGATTGCCTATCGCTATGTGAGTATTGTGATGATTGCCTTTACGGTGATTTGCATGCCTTTCTGGAATGCTACAACGGATGCTTATGAACGGGGGGACATGGACTGGATTAGGCGCTCGAGCAGAAGGATGAACTGGATGACGATGATGATCTTAGGTCTGCTGGTGCTGATGGTCATCATCTCGCCATGGGTCTACGACATCTGGATTGGTGATCGTTGTGAGGTGCCTATGGGCATGACTGCCATGATGGCGCTCTACATTTTCCTGATGGTGCTGAGTCTGAGATACTCTTACTTCCTGAATGGTGTAGGAGCATTGAGACTGCAACTCTATATGACCGTGATGACGGTGGTGTTCATTCCTCTGGCATGGCTGGTGAGCAGAGAGACACACAACATTCTGTGTTTCATGGGTGTGATGTGTTTCTGCATTGCACCGAGTATTGTGGTGAACATGCTGCAGTTTAACAAAATTCTGAAAGGCAGGGCCACTGGCTGGTGGAGAATAAAATAA
- a CDS encoding glycosyltransferase has product MKEQTIAILMATYNGERFLREQLDSIMVQTCHDWHLYVHDDGSTDATMDILKDYAGRFPQQISLLDYASQGGACRNFLSMMERVDAPYYMFCDQDDVWVSEKVEISLKEMQALEASLQGKGIVVFSDLCIVDEHLKMTYESMWLHTGVYPQYLRTFDDFGGHTANVTGSTMLFNKQAKLCCRYDAKKAIMHDCWVCLCTLKEGGLIHGINQKLVLYRQHGNNCLGSGDTEAKAVNWTYRLRHLTKVIRSNRNYYAMLASLGYGSIIKYIKFKLKYKKRIKLGRY; this is encoded by the coding sequence ATGAAGGAGCAAACGATTGCCATCTTGATGGCTACCTATAACGGGGAAAGGTTTCTCAGGGAGCAACTGGACTCGATCATGGTGCAGACGTGTCATGACTGGCACTTGTATGTCCATGATGATGGGTCAACAGATGCAACCATGGATATCCTCAAGGACTATGCCGGCCGTTTCCCCCAGCAGATTTCTTTGCTGGACTATGCGTCTCAGGGGGGCGCCTGCCGCAACTTCCTCAGCATGATGGAACGGGTGGATGCACCCTATTATATGTTTTGCGACCAGGATGATGTATGGGTATCTGAAAAGGTGGAAATTTCGCTGAAAGAGATGCAAGCATTAGAGGCCTCTCTGCAGGGGAAGGGCATTGTGGTGTTCTCGGACTTGTGCATCGTTGACGAGCATCTGAAGATGACGTATGAGTCGATGTGGCTACATACGGGTGTCTATCCGCAGTACCTCAGGACCTTTGATGATTTTGGAGGCCACACAGCCAATGTCACAGGCAGTACAATGCTGTTTAACAAGCAGGCAAAGCTTTGCTGCAGATATGACGCGAAAAAGGCTATTATGCACGACTGCTGGGTTTGTTTATGCACTCTGAAGGAGGGGGGACTGATTCATGGAATCAACCAGAAACTGGTGCTGTATAGGCAACATGGGAACAACTGTCTGGGTTCGGGTGATACGGAAGCAAAGGCCGTGAACTGGACTTACCGTTTGAGACATCTAACCAAGGTAATCAGGAGTAACCGCAACTACTATGCAATGCTGGCATCACTGGGGTATGGCTCCATCATCAAATATATCAAATTTAAACTGAAATATAAAAAGCGCATCAAACTGGGGCGCTATTAA
- a CDS encoding chain-length determining protein: protein MENKKKLNIDIRKIFNTCMSRKWLFFKVWGITFVLACVWIFPQPRYYTAEVSIAPEGSNNEDVGSLASLASSFGVSLGNGSGDAIYPQLYPDLFSSTQFMVNLMDIRVKTLDGEVETDYFTYLKEHQKQNVLTAPFRWVGDQVKSLFKKEDNRIPGKDGQRFNPFQLSKKDSEIFSKAMDNIVCTYSRTTDVVTINVTDQDALVCALMADSVKAHLQEYITDYRTKKSRIDYEHYKTLTNEARQAYDKARIAYASYADSHQEVYLLSAKTKMDDLENEMQLKYNIYTAMNTRLEAAQAKVQENTPVFTTLTNATVPVKPAGPKRMIFVAAMLFLATCGTVVHIFRKELKEWF, encoded by the coding sequence ATGGAGAACAAGAAGAAACTGAATATAGATATTCGTAAGATTTTCAATACCTGCATGAGCCGGAAATGGCTATTCTTCAAGGTATGGGGCATCACGTTTGTACTGGCTTGTGTATGGATATTTCCACAGCCTCGCTATTACACGGCTGAGGTGTCTATAGCCCCTGAAGGTTCGAACAACGAGGATGTGGGTAGTCTGGCCTCTCTGGCTTCGAGTTTTGGCGTGAGCCTTGGCAATGGCTCGGGTGATGCCATCTATCCGCAACTGTATCCTGACTTGTTCTCGTCGACACAGTTTATGGTGAACCTGATGGACATCCGGGTGAAGACCCTGGATGGTGAGGTGGAGACGGATTACTTCACTTACCTGAAGGAGCACCAGAAGCAGAATGTGCTGACTGCTCCTTTCCGATGGGTGGGTGATCAGGTGAAGTCGCTGTTTAAGAAGGAGGACAATCGTATTCCAGGAAAGGATGGACAACGTTTCAATCCGTTCCAATTGTCGAAAAAAGACTCGGAGATTTTCAGCAAGGCCATGGACAACATTGTGTGTACATACAGCCGTACCACAGATGTGGTGACCATCAACGTGACGGATCAGGATGCACTGGTGTGTGCTCTGATGGCTGATAGCGTGAAGGCTCATCTACAGGAATATATCACGGACTACAGAACGAAGAAATCGCGCATTGACTATGAGCACTATAAGACGCTGACCAACGAGGCTCGACAGGCCTATGACAAGGCGCGCATTGCCTATGCTTCGTATGCTGACTCGCATCAGGAGGTGTATCTGCTGAGTGCCAAGACGAAGATGGATGACTTGGAGAACGAGATGCAACTGAAGTACAACATCTATACGGCCATGAACACCCGACTGGAGGCTGCTCAGGCTAAGGTGCAGGAGAACACGCCTGTGTTCACCACACTGACCAACGCCACGGTTCCCGTGAAGCCTGCTGGCCCCAAGCGCATGATCTTCGTGGCTGCTATGCTGTTCTTGGCTACCTGCGGAACCGTCGTACATATCTTCCGCAAAGAGTTGAAGGAGTGGTTCTGA
- a CDS encoding glycosyltransferase family 2 protein, whose translation MQEKDIKRVLVLLSSYQGERYIAEQLDSLLGQSYQALDIVVRDDCSTDATRSILHDYEQKSGRITVIEGDNVGCARSFWLLLQYAKAHLEDYAYFAFCDQDDYWLEDKVSRAVAQLEQAQEEGPCLYCSNLTYTDAELHTLGLKRQGLPETTNKAKSLVESFATGCTMVFNRALLQVATSYDVQRLHLHDLWLFHSCMFLGKIIYDPQPYILYRQHRNNEIGAKSTFIQRLHSKMKSFKTLKTQHFREIEAQELLKAYDTLLSVDDRKLISFVATYRQHWWLRLSWLLGLPHAPKGIRMTRATDQFFLMIRILIGKV comes from the coding sequence ATGCAGGAAAAAGACATTAAACGTGTATTGGTTCTCTTGTCGTCGTATCAGGGAGAGAGATATATTGCTGAACAGCTGGACAGTCTGCTCGGTCAGTCATATCAGGCCTTGGATATTGTTGTGCGAGATGACTGCTCTACCGACGCAACACGGAGTATCTTACATGACTATGAACAGAAATCTGGGCGCATCACGGTGATTGAAGGTGATAACGTGGGGTGTGCCAGGAGTTTCTGGCTCTTGCTGCAATATGCGAAGGCACATCTGGAGGACTATGCTTACTTTGCTTTCTGCGATCAGGATGATTATTGGCTGGAAGACAAAGTGAGCAGGGCTGTAGCGCAACTGGAACAGGCTCAGGAGGAGGGACCTTGTCTGTACTGTTCGAACCTGACATACACGGATGCAGAGTTGCACACGCTGGGACTGAAACGCCAGGGACTGCCTGAGACGACGAATAAGGCGAAATCACTGGTTGAGAGCTTTGCCACAGGATGCACCATGGTGTTCAACAGGGCGTTACTGCAGGTGGCTACATCGTATGACGTCCAGCGATTGCACCTGCACGACCTGTGGCTGTTTCACTCGTGTATGTTTCTGGGAAAGATTATCTATGACCCGCAGCCATACATACTGTACAGACAGCACCGGAATAACGAAATCGGAGCGAAATCAACGTTCATCCAGCGTCTTCACAGTAAGATGAAGTCGTTCAAGACACTCAAGACGCAACACTTCAGGGAGATTGAGGCTCAGGAACTATTGAAGGCCTACGACACACTGCTCTCTGTGGACGACAGAAAGCTCATCTCGTTTGTGGCAACCTACAGACAGCATTGGTGGCTCAGACTCTCGTGGCTCTTGGGACTGCCTCACGCACCCAAAGGTATCAGGATGACCCGGGCCACAGATCAGTTTTTCTTAATGATTAGAATTCTCATCGGAAAAGTATAA
- a CDS encoding SLBB domain-containing protein, with translation MRKVFFLLGMFFLTCMTISAQSTLTDEQVIKFVMKEQKAGSTQQEIAVKLVQKGVTTDQIKRVQKKVERLKNNEGLGTVNDKTLGTDKRQRKANGDPKKDNNSTQKLKDKSPRRIVSLDDEEEQEETEDYKAGLLKKDMDEFMPDSFDLYDRKVIQDYLKAKDEYEKKAQKKIFGHDLFQKEDLTFEPPMNVATPQNYVLGPGDVVFIDIYGASQKSVEATITPDGQAMVEDFGPIQIGGLTVAQASQRVKAQLKTRYSSSQIMFSVGQTRTITVNVMGEVTTPGSYTLSAFATVFHALYMAGGPNEIGTLRNIKVYRNNRLISTVDVYDYILNGNLKGNVRLADNDVITVGTYDCLVSANGKVKRPMYYEMKRNESMKSLINYAGDFASDAYRKSVRVIRKMGSQMSVFNVNEFDMSSFKIADGDSVLVDSILNRYENMVEVKGAVFRPGMYQLGGQINSVKTLMENCEGVTEEAFTAHAVMHRMKKDRTLEVVPVDLAGIMDGSASDIMLQNEDVLFVPTRQDVQEEQTITIHGEVQYPGVYRYADNETLEDFVLQAGGLKETAAMVNVFVSRRIINPKATETDSILGHSFSFALKDGFVIDGEPGFHLQPFDEVFVRKSPGYKIQQNVTVEGEVQFSGDYSLTKQNERLSDLIKKAGGVTSIAYVAGARLERKMNEAERIRYEESVKMQQQQNEAAMMEQALKSGRSVSEMKAANQTAQEKLKVPETYFVGIELDKALEKPGSDADIVLREGDRLVVPGLTSTVKISGEVMYPNTVGFAAGKKAKYYINQAGGYSAKAKKKRTYIIYMNGDVAKVTGRTKVRPGCEIVVPQKSINKMTTAETVTLGSGIASIATMIATLANILTK, from the coding sequence ATGAGAAAAGTTTTCTTCCTCTTGGGGATGTTCTTTCTGACTTGTATGACCATCTCGGCACAGTCGACTCTGACTGACGAGCAGGTCATTAAGTTTGTTATGAAAGAACAAAAGGCTGGTTCTACACAGCAGGAGATTGCAGTGAAACTGGTGCAGAAGGGTGTGACCACCGACCAGATTAAACGTGTACAGAAAAAGGTGGAGCGCCTGAAGAACAATGAGGGCCTGGGCACCGTGAACGACAAGACACTGGGCACGGACAAACGCCAGCGTAAGGCTAATGGCGACCCGAAGAAGGACAACAACTCGACGCAGAAACTGAAGGATAAGAGTCCGAGGCGCATCGTGTCGCTGGACGATGAGGAGGAACAGGAGGAGACTGAGGATTACAAGGCCGGACTGCTGAAGAAGGACATGGATGAATTTATGCCCGACTCGTTTGACCTGTATGACCGCAAGGTGATTCAGGACTACCTGAAGGCGAAGGATGAATATGAGAAGAAGGCTCAGAAGAAGATCTTCGGTCATGACCTGTTTCAGAAGGAGGACCTGACGTTTGAGCCGCCTATGAACGTGGCCACGCCCCAGAACTATGTGCTGGGTCCTGGCGATGTGGTGTTTATTGACATCTATGGAGCTTCGCAGAAGAGTGTGGAGGCTACGATCACGCCTGATGGTCAGGCCATGGTGGAGGACTTTGGTCCTATTCAGATTGGTGGATTGACAGTGGCGCAGGCCAGTCAGCGTGTAAAGGCGCAACTGAAAACGCGCTATAGCAGTTCACAGATTATGTTCTCGGTGGGTCAGACACGCACCATCACGGTGAACGTGATGGGTGAGGTGACGACCCCTGGCTCTTATACGCTATCGGCTTTTGCCACGGTGTTTCATGCATTGTATATGGCTGGTGGTCCCAACGAGATTGGTACGTTGCGAAACATCAAGGTGTATCGCAACAACCGACTGATTTCTACGGTGGATGTGTATGACTATATCCTGAATGGTAACCTGAAGGGTAATGTGCGTCTGGCGGACAATGATGTGATCACGGTGGGCACATACGACTGCTTGGTGAGTGCCAACGGTAAGGTGAAGCGCCCGATGTACTACGAAATGAAGCGCAACGAGAGCATGAAGTCGCTGATTAACTATGCGGGCGACTTTGCCAGTGATGCGTATCGTAAGTCGGTACGTGTGATCCGTAAGATGGGCTCGCAGATGAGTGTATTCAACGTGAATGAGTTTGACATGAGCTCGTTTAAGATTGCTGATGGCGACTCGGTATTGGTGGACTCGATCCTGAACCGCTATGAGAATATGGTGGAGGTGAAGGGTGCTGTGTTCCGTCCGGGCATGTATCAGCTGGGTGGACAGATTAACAGTGTGAAGACCTTGATGGAGAACTGTGAGGGTGTGACGGAGGAGGCGTTTACGGCCCATGCTGTGATGCACCGCATGAAGAAGGACCGCACCCTGGAGGTGGTTCCCGTGGACTTGGCTGGCATCATGGATGGCTCGGCCAGTGACATCATGCTGCAGAACGAGGATGTGCTGTTTGTGCCCACACGACAGGATGTGCAGGAGGAACAGACGATCACGATTCATGGTGAGGTGCAGTATCCGGGTGTGTATCGCTATGCGGATAATGAGACGCTGGAGGACTTTGTATTGCAGGCTGGCGGACTGAAGGAGACTGCTGCCATGGTGAATGTGTTTGTGTCGCGCAGAATCATCAACCCGAAGGCTACGGAGACTGACTCGATCCTGGGTCATTCGTTCAGCTTTGCCTTGAAGGATGGGTTTGTGATTGACGGGGAACCGGGCTTCCACCTGCAACCGTTCGACGAGGTGTTTGTGCGTAAGAGTCCTGGTTATAAGATTCAGCAGAACGTGACGGTGGAGGGCGAGGTGCAATTCAGTGGTGACTACTCGCTGACGAAGCAGAACGAGCGCTTGAGTGACTTGATTAAAAAGGCTGGTGGCGTGACATCGATTGCCTATGTGGCTGGTGCCCGCCTGGAGCGTAAGATGAATGAGGCTGAGCGCATTCGCTATGAGGAATCGGTAAAGATGCAGCAACAGCAGAACGAGGCTGCGATGATGGAGCAGGCCTTGAAGAGTGGCCGCTCGGTGAGTGAGATGAAGGCTGCCAACCAGACAGCTCAGGAGAAGCTGAAGGTGCCTGAGACTTACTTCGTGGGCATCGAGCTGGACAAGGCTCTGGAAAAACCTGGCAGTGATGCTGACATCGTGCTGCGTGAGGGTGACCGACTGGTGGTGCCTGGACTGACAAGTACGGTGAAGATTAGTGGTGAGGTGATGTATCCCAACACGGTGGGCTTTGCGGCTGGCAAAAAGGCAAAATACTATATCAATCAGGCTGGTGGCTACAGTGCCAAGGCAAAGAAAAAGCGCACCTACATTATTTATATGAATGGTGATGTGGCTAAGGTGACGGGTCGCACCAAGGTGCGCCCTGGCTGCGAGATTGTGGTGCCCCAGAAGTCGATCAACAAGATGACTACGGCTGAGACCGTGACCCTGGGCTCTGGTATCGCCTCTATCGCCACCATGATTGCTACGCTTGCGAATATTCTGACGAAGTAA
- a CDS encoding EpsG family protein, with amino-acid sequence MTVFYLIFIGLTIYFSIRYDGIEEYDSHKVHRMWLMCGYLVCLSGFSYGLGADKFTYMEEFEYYSKDLSETGDFILKGLMIRGQMPFWTILNMVCKTVFDSFYAVQFLESMAINIAVCYFVMKYTHRYFIFLLIYFLSLQYFIFNTEVMREGFALALVLVGMKFWMDGKRWVFFVMLLLALMFHLSAAIAILFPFAFIRISWKTLLYAFLAAAMVWLISDVILGRLILAVLGGSEAMSTKVMYYSLQATSVFGFIRHAARYLVFPFVIMYTSVQFEPSEELKRCKERFTAYMCMLAIFASAIPGFMRFYNYAYILYFIAFADFIFLLFRVKEHLIIRLATLAGSLFFVLDLYTGHYKITNTYFYEFFYPYTCVLNEDANVEFRPIAHQEATMLKVEDKSIRNIE; translated from the coding sequence ATGACGGTCTTCTATCTGATATTCATAGGACTAACCATCTATTTCTCTATCCGCTATGATGGGATAGAGGAATATGACTCGCACAAAGTGCACAGGATGTGGCTGATGTGCGGCTACTTGGTTTGTCTGTCGGGATTCAGCTATGGACTGGGGGCTGACAAGTTTACGTATATGGAGGAGTTTGAATACTACTCGAAGGACTTGTCGGAAACGGGTGACTTCATCCTGAAGGGACTGATGATCAGAGGACAGATGCCTTTTTGGACTATTCTGAACATGGTGTGCAAAACGGTGTTTGACTCGTTCTATGCCGTACAGTTTCTGGAAAGTATGGCTATTAATATCGCAGTGTGCTATTTCGTGATGAAATACACACACCGGTATTTTATTTTTCTGCTGATCTACTTCCTATCATTACAATATTTTATTTTCAATACGGAGGTGATGCGTGAGGGTTTTGCGCTGGCCTTGGTATTGGTGGGCATGAAGTTCTGGATGGACGGAAAGAGATGGGTGTTCTTCGTGATGCTGCTCTTGGCGCTGATGTTCCACCTCTCGGCTGCCATCGCCATTCTCTTTCCTTTCGCTTTCATCAGAATATCATGGAAGACACTGCTCTACGCGTTTCTGGCGGCTGCTATGGTGTGGCTCATCAGTGACGTGATTCTGGGACGACTGATACTGGCTGTTCTGGGTGGCTCTGAAGCTATGTCGACCAAGGTGATGTACTACTCGCTGCAGGCTACTTCGGTATTTGGATTCATCCGTCATGCTGCCAGATATTTGGTATTCCCGTTTGTCATCATGTATACGTCGGTGCAGTTTGAGCCTTCTGAGGAGCTGAAGAGGTGTAAGGAGCGGTTCACGGCTTATATGTGTATGCTGGCCATCTTCGCCAGTGCCATCCCTGGATTTATGCGTTTCTACAACTATGCGTATATCCTGTATTTCATTGCCTTTGCCGACTTTATCTTCTTGCTATTCCGTGTGAAGGAGCACCTCATCATCCGACTGGCCACCTTGGCGGGTAGTTTGTTCTTTGTGCTGGACTTATATACGGGACACTACAAAATAACCAACACGTATTTTTATGAGTTCTTCTACCCCTACACCTGTGTGCTGAACGAGGATGCGAACGTGGAGTTCCGTCCCATTGCGCACCAGGAGGCTACGATGCTGAAGGTGGAGGATAAGAGCATTCGAAACATTGAATAA
- a CDS encoding helix-turn-helix domain-containing protein yields the protein MSAIGFVFQGESARSVSRRLHLGHHILYEWIESYKLLGIEGLKLKPKKKKRLSYEEKCKIVRDYQESELTLFQLSAKYQLSSSIIGNWVKLVERNGFEALESRRSRHFQTGEHMVKRLPKEEYEKENERLRKENERLRLENLLLKKVRALVEERETQNRAIGRKPSKN from the coding sequence ATGTCCGCAATTGGGTTTGTGTTCCAAGGCGAGTCAGCCCGTTCTGTGTCCCGTAGACTCCACTTAGGCCATCATATTCTATATGAGTGGATAGAGAGTTACAAACTCCTTGGCATTGAAGGTCTAAAATTAAAGCCGAAGAAGAAAAAGAGGCTTTCATATGAAGAAAAATGCAAAATAGTTCGTGATTATCAGGAAAGTGAATTAACTTTGTTCCAGCTTTCAGCCAAATATCAATTGTCAAGCTCGATAATTGGCAATTGGGTTAAATTGGTTGAGCGAAATGGATTTGAAGCACTGGAATCTCGACGATCCAGGCATTTCCAAACTGGTGAGCATATGGTTAAACGACTACCAAAAGAAGAGTACGAAAAGGAGAACGAGCGTCTTCGCAAGGAGAACGAACGCTTAAGACTGGAGAATCTCCTGCTAAAAAAAGTGAGAGCCTTAGTCGAGGAAAGAGAAACCCAAAACAGAGCGATTGGGCGCAAGCCATCGAAGAACTAA